GGATTGTCGTTCGTGTTGCGCGAACGGGGCGCGGAAGGGGTGCGGAAGGAGTGCGGAATGGGCGCGGATGGGGCGCGGTCAGAACGCGGACGGCGTGCAAAAACAGTTTCTCTTCGCGAACCTGTTACTTTCAGACAGCCTCATTGCCAAAACAGgttgatatatatatatatatatatatatatatatatatatatatatatatatatatatatatatatatatctctTCACTTATATGTTATATATGTATGAATGATGTAGTTGATATATAATAATTGCCAATCTAGTCTCTTTCAGCTTTCAGTAATATGGTGCCACAATACTAAACGTATAAAATACAACAACGAGACATGTGATCtagaaaattagtttgaaGATGTTCACACAAACTACACATATCTTTTATATCTTTCTATTGGAAAATATACCTGGCATTTAGGGGCAACTTTCTTAGGAATGTGTGCATCGTGCCTCCACAATGCCAATGCTGCGAGTTTCCTAATGGAGACATTCTCAAGACATCGCCTTAACTTTATCTGCATAGGTAAAATGAACATATTTTATAACGTAACATCATTAGATAACAGTACGATTATTGATagattttaatacaatttccTTGTAAGATGAACCATATTGTTCTCTTCTAACCTCATatcagaatttaaattgaagttttggtttttcagtAACTAGCATGGCTGCAAAACGTTTACAATTAACGTATAGAACAAACACAATTCACTTTTGTGTGAAAATATGTCTCAAAGCAATAATATGTTCGCAAGAAATTGATTAATACATCTTATGTAGACACTTTGGCAGTTTCAGAATACTCTTTTCACAATCCGAGCGCGCCTGTTCCGCACTCCAGTCACGCCCTATCCTCGCGCCAGGCGCATTTCACCTCTTTTCGCGCGCCAGTCGCACCCCCTTCGCGCCCCAGGAGGAGCCAACTACCGAGTAGtgcaaaattattatattgcTTTGATTCTTCATTCAGTAAGTTCTATTATATTTTGAAGTAGTGAAATACAACTTATAAACATGTACTTTGAGGTACTGAAAAGCGAGAATTGATGCTTTTCTCCATGAACTTCATATCTTCACAAACTTGCGTgacttttgaagaaaactgtTCAATTCCTAACAGGGTCCAACTTGTTAACGGTAAAGGCTGTTCATCATACATTGGGATGAATAACATAGTACAACATCTAACATTTAACGATACGTGCATAGACGtgagtttttctttcatttcgaCATACATATGTATATTTCCGTTTCTCGGCGTTCACGACCAACTTAATGTTTATGTGTTGCCTTAACAGTGTGAAAAAAGTGGATTATTTTCTGGTAGTGGTGGgcattttctagaaactgCAAACTATTTCCAACTAAATCAATCATTCATTTCAAGTGATTCAAGGAAAACGTATCACTTTATATTTGTTGAGGTCAAAAGTTAGACCAGAAGTTACCGGGAATGTCAAGATAATTGTAAtgcattgaaaatgttttttttttttggaaagttttcgATGACAGGtacagaaaacaatttttcaaaactcgaaaattttccaaacacgGCACACCGAAAGAATGATAGACAGATCTCAATCACATAAACTTTCAGTTTGGAACTGCTGTTCATGAATTAATGCATGCATTAGGTGTTATTCACACCCACTCTAGACTTGATCGAGATaactttttaaacattaatcTGACAAATGTGTCCAAGGAAATGATGCATAATTatgcaattttcaaccaatctACAAACGTTGTACCTTATGAATACGGAAGCACTATGCATTACTATGCGAATATATCGACAATGTTTCCCAAGAAGTCAGAATACTCTGCCACACTTGGAATAGGAAGAGTCACGTTTTATGATATGGTAATTTTAAATACTGCATACAACTGCAAATGTCCAAATGAATTATTGTGTGGAAATGGAGGATACACAAATCCGTCGAAATGCTCGGAATGCATTTGTCCGTTGGGATATGGTGGAGTCTTGTGTGATCGTCCAGTTAGTTTATTTCTTATATGACCTTCCATGTACatcggttttttaaaaatgtttctaattcAGATTACTGGTAGTGTCCAGTTGAGTGCAGAGTCTTATTGGAAAGGATACTGGATTGCCATTGGAAGTAAAagataaaattattgaagtgAAAGTTGTGGGAATAGATAATTTCTTTAGTTACCCTACCTGTCTTATTAATGGATTGGAGATCAAATATATGGGGGATCCCAGAATCACAAATccaatgtgagtttttgaatacTTCCCAATTtccgaataattttttgttgcagttATTGTTCGGCTGATTTAATCAATGGGAAATCGTTCAGATCAAAATTGAATCCGCTTCTTATGAATATTCACACACTTTTTGGGAAAAACAAAGTGACTTTCCATTACAGATATGTGACTGAACGCTTGAGTGGCTACAATAAAACAACCAATGGATATGATAACTATGAGTATTATGATTAAATTATCTTTGtcaattattttcgaataacatttttgaatcatcTTTTGATCTTTTGAATTATGTGAAACATTTACAAATTTGTCGAAtattctttcttcttttgtaTTAAGTAGTCTGTTATATTAAGTAGCAGTGGGGATTATGtctgaacaaatttttgttgattcaaaatatttaagtccatgaaaaaaactacaaaaaacttcgatttcagatttatcagattttttaatacttcCAGTCAAAGTCATGACATGTTACAAGTTTACTACCAATGCCGCATGTTGGAACATCATAATCATAACTTAAATAAACTCTTAAGAAGGaataaaatagtaaaaatgaAAGCTTTTTGGATGACGTCCATAACTATTCATGACAAACACTCGTATGTAATCACCCTTTGTGGATAATCTTACTATCATAGAACTATTTGGCCGGAGAACTGatttaataagaaaaagtgaaatgatatttggtcatagACTTGAGGAATACTCAAAACAATAATTATGGCCGCTCCTTTGAATCAAGGGATCCAGCCATGAAGGAATGAAATTTCATCATTTGTCTGGTTACAAACGCCTGCTGAACAACACAaggagtttttgaaaattcgtggTGCACCAATTTAAAACTAATAG
This is a stretch of genomic DNA from Caenorhabditis elegans chromosome V. It encodes these proteins:
- the nas-18 gene encoding Zinc metalloproteinase nas-18 (Predicted); the encoded protein is MLFSMNFISSQTCVTFEENCSIPNRVQLVNGKGCSSYIGMNNIVQHLTFNDTCIDFGTAVHELMHALGVIHTHSRLDRDNFLNINLTNVSKEMMHNYAIFNQSTNVVPYEYGSTMHYYANISTMFPKKSEYSATLGIGRVTFYDMVILNTAYNCKCPNELLCGNGGYTNPSKCSECICPLGYGGVLCDRPITGSVQLSAESYWKGYWIAIGITLPVLLMDWRSNIWGIPESQIQFIVRLI